The sequence GTGTGATATCGGAATTGGAGTTACTATGATTAAAAGTATGACAGGGTATGGTCGAGTCAGCAAACTGATTAACGGAAAGGAAATAATGGTCGAGATCAAATCAGTAAATCATAGGTATTTTGATTTTACTGCGAAAGTACCGAGAATTTACGGTTATCTTGAGGATAAAGTCAAGGGGCTTGTTTCGCAATCTGTAAATCGCGGCAAAGTAGACGTTTTTATTACTATTAATACTGTCGGCGGCCCAGATATGGAAGTAGTTTTGAATGATTCCTTACTGCGCAGTTATCTGGCTGCTCTTCATCACATAAGTGAAGAGTATGGAGTTACAGATGATATATCGGTGTCATCAATTGCACGTTATACAGATATTTTCAATGTAACCAGGAGAGAAGAAGACGAAGACGAACTTTGGGATGAAGTTCAGACTGTTGCTGAGGAAGCCCTTGCATCATTTAGTCATATGAG comes from Bacillota bacterium and encodes:
- a CDS encoding YicC/YloC family endoribonuclease gives rise to the protein MIKSMTGYGRVSKLINGKEIMVEIKSVNHRYFDFTAKVPRIYGYLEDKVKGLVSQSVNRGKVDVFITINTVGGPDMEVVLNDSLLRSYLAALHHISEEYGVTDDISVSSIARYTDIFNVTRREEDEDELWDEVQTVAEEALASFSHMRGVEGQKLHDDLISRAKYIENITHEIESASEKTAPEYKQRLETHIKELIDSAQIDETRLLTEVALFADRISITEEIVRLRSHLSQFYTMMEENVPIGRKIDFLIQEMNREINTVGSKASDIAVSRLVVDVKAELEKIREQVQNIE